In Helianthus annuus cultivar XRQ/B chromosome 9, HanXRQr2.0-SUNRISE, whole genome shotgun sequence, the following are encoded in one genomic region:
- the LOC110875552 gene encoding toll/interleukin-1 receptor-like protein, protein MASTSYSTVMASSRDKACSYDVFLSFRGEDTRHSFTDHLYHKLIQAGICTFRDNEEINRGEELKPEIEKAIKASKASIVVLSKNYATSTWCLDELVLILQQRRECRHIVLPVFYHVKPTDVRNHKKKFGIKVKSASRWTDHNVSMWKMALMQVAQLTGLVLTG, encoded by the coding sequence ATGGCATCTACTTCCTACTCTACTGTTATGGCTTCTTCTAGGGACAAAGCCTGCAGCTATGATGTGTTTCTAAGTTTTAGAGGCGAAGATACTCGACATTCTTTTACTGATCATCTGTACCATAAATTAATTCAAGCAGGGATTTGTACCTTTAGAGATAACGAAGAAATTAATAGAGGTGAAGAACTGAAACCTGAAATTGAGAAAGCAATCAAAGCATCTAAGGCTTCAATAGTTGTATTGTCAAAGAACTATGCAACTTCCACTTGGTGCCTTGATGAGCTTGTGCTCATCCTCCAGCAAAGGAGGGAGTGCCGTCATATTGTTCTACCTGTTTTTTATCACGTCAAGCCCACCGATGTCAGGAATCACAAGAAAAAGTTCGGCATCAAAGTCAAGAGTGCTTCAAGGTGGACAGATCACAACGTAAGTATGTGGAAGATGGCTCTTATGCAAGTTGCTCAGTTGACCGGCTTGGTGCTCACCGGGTAA